In a genomic window of Virgibacillus sp. SK37:
- a CDS encoding RDD family protein: protein MEEANEFSLADQPVVRYAGFWMRFWAYLADLLIVFSVTGILLSPFKFLEGAPFDIGFWTVTGILGSLIFYIYFLLMTKVYNQTLGKMIFGIKVIREDRQRLLWSDLLFREVVGRFLHRVFFFTFLLYIVVAFSPEKQGVHDRIGNTRVIIEE from the coding sequence ATGGAAGAGGCAAACGAATTCTCTTTGGCTGATCAACCAGTGGTTAGGTATGCTGGCTTTTGGATGCGGTTCTGGGCATACCTGGCAGATCTTCTCATCGTATTTAGTGTGACTGGCATCCTGCTTAGTCCGTTTAAATTTCTGGAGGGAGCTCCTTTTGATATTGGTTTTTGGACAGTGACAGGTATTTTGGGTTCCTTGATTTTTTATATTTATTTTTTGTTGATGACCAAGGTATATAATCAAACGTTAGGAAAGATGATTTTTGGCATCAAAGTGATACGTGAAGATCGCCAGCGTCTATTATGGAGTGACCTCTTATTTAGAGAGGTTGTAGGAAGATTTCTTCACCGTGTATTCTTTTTCACGTTTCTGCTCTATATTGTCGTAGCATTTTCTCCGGAAAAGCAAGGTGTGCATGACAGAATTGGAAATACGAGAGTAATCATTGAAGAATGA
- a CDS encoding homocysteine S-methyltransferase family protein, whose product MKRSLDQRLQDGTVIAGEGYLFELERRGYLQAGSFVPEVALDHPEALKQAYRDYMNAGSDIVLAFTYNAHREKMRIIGKEDLLEPLNRNAIRLAKEVAKEHPIEEALVGGNISNTNLFDQNDLESKEKVREIFAEMVQWCKEEGVDFVNGETFYYYEEALIALEEIKKQGLPAVITFGLMGENILRDGYTVEEACRLLSEKGALVVGMNCFRGPHTMQPYIVDIRKNVDGYVGALPIPYRTSEEHPTFFNLPDGGCSCHLPLETTFPTALDPLYHNRYELAEWAKEANDLGVNYIGLCCGASPAMLRAVAEAVGVETINSKYSPDMEKHFLFGKDKTLKQHNLSYRLKA is encoded by the coding sequence ATGAAAAGAAGTTTAGATCAACGTCTACAAGATGGGACAGTCATTGCTGGTGAAGGTTACTTATTTGAACTGGAAAGAAGAGGGTATTTACAGGCTGGCTCTTTTGTTCCGGAAGTCGCCTTGGACCACCCAGAAGCTTTAAAACAGGCTTACCGCGACTATATGAATGCAGGTTCTGACATTGTTCTGGCATTTACATACAATGCCCACCGAGAAAAGATGCGAATTATTGGTAAGGAAGATTTACTGGAACCATTAAACAGAAATGCAATCCGTCTTGCTAAAGAAGTAGCCAAGGAGCATCCAATCGAAGAAGCGCTGGTAGGAGGAAATATCTCCAATACAAACTTATTTGACCAGAATGACCTTGAATCAAAAGAAAAGGTTCGGGAAATATTTGCAGAAATGGTTCAATGGTGCAAAGAAGAAGGTGTAGATTTCGTTAACGGGGAAACGTTCTACTATTATGAAGAAGCTCTGATTGCTTTAGAGGAAATTAAAAAGCAAGGCTTGCCTGCTGTTATTACATTCGGTTTAATGGGCGAAAACATTCTCCGTGATGGGTATACCGTAGAAGAAGCATGCCGACTTCTTTCCGAAAAAGGGGCATTGGTTGTAGGAATGAACTGTTTCCGTGGGCCACACACTATGCAACCATATATAGTTGATATCAGAAAAAATGTAGATGGCTATGTTGGAGCATTGCCAATTCCATACCGTACTTCAGAAGAACATCCAACCTTTTTTAACTTGCCAGATGGGGGCTGTAGCTGTCATTTGCCTTTAGAGACTACATTCCCAACAGCTTTAGATCCACTTTATCATAACCGTTATGAGTTGGCAGAATGGGCGAAGGAAGCAAACGATCTGGGCGTTAATTATATTGGCTTATGTTGTGGTGCATCTCCGGCAATGCTTCGAGCTGTTGCAGAAGCAGTCGGTGTTGAAACCATTAACTCCAAATACTCACCTGATATGGAAAAGCACTTTTTGTTTGGCAAAGACAAAACATTAAAGCAGCATAATTTAAGTTATCGTTTAAAAGCTTAA
- a CDS encoding 3'-5' exonuclease encodes MNFVSIDFETANEKRHSPCAVGLVVANEHQIIDEFYSLINPMMSFSGFNIGVHGITENDVQDAPTFAELWPQLNSYLSNNLVIAHNASFDMSVIRNTLDYFQLPYPEMEYLCTVNISKKIWPHLQNHKLNTLASHHKITFEHHHALEDARVAAKVFMKALNERKADSLDSFLKICQMRKGKIYERGYVAPKSISTKKRRRIYL; translated from the coding sequence ATGAATTTTGTATCAATAGATTTTGAAACAGCGAATGAGAAGCGACATAGCCCTTGCGCAGTAGGTCTTGTAGTTGCCAATGAACACCAAATAATTGATGAATTTTATAGTTTGATAAATCCTATGATGTCTTTTAGTGGCTTTAATATAGGTGTTCACGGAATAACTGAAAATGATGTTCAAGATGCGCCTACCTTTGCGGAATTATGGCCACAATTAAATAGCTACCTATCCAACAATTTGGTTATTGCACATAATGCCAGCTTTGATATGAGTGTAATTAGAAATACATTAGATTATTTTCAACTTCCATACCCGGAAATGGAATACCTTTGCACAGTGAATATTTCCAAAAAAATCTGGCCACACTTACAAAACCACAAACTGAATACATTAGCTAGCCATCATAAAATTACTTTTGAGCATCATCACGCACTAGAAGACGCTCGCGTAGCTGCAAAAGTTTTTATGAAGGCACTTAATGAACGAAAAGCTGATTCATTGGATAGCTTTTTAAAAATATGCCAAATGAGAAAAGGAAAGATATATGAAAGAGGGTATGTGGCACCAAAGTCTATTTCAACTAAGAAAAGAAGAAGGATATATTTATAA
- a CDS encoding alanine--glyoxylate aminotransferase family protein, translating to MLAEQTILRIPGPTPIPPSVNRAMNQPMIGHRDQETKNLLESIKPRLKPVFGTAQEVMILSGSGTAGLETAVVNTVQPGEEVLVIITGAFGERFAKICHEYNITTHIHDVCWGNAADPQAIAELLKKHPSIKAVFATYCETSTGVLNPIKDIAQAVHTNSDALFIVDGVSCIGAVETNMDEWGIDVIVTGSQKAMMLPPGLTFIAASDRAWKIIEKNKQPRFYLDLKKYRNNLEKNSTPFTPAVSLLFGLEQVLQLLENESLEKVYQRHQVMKNMTRAAFKAMNIPLLTSDPAASPTVTAIKPEDFNPEELRNIIKQDFRMTVAGGQQHLKGEIFRIGHMGYCSPADVLQSISLIEIGIKKIGKDITLGRGIQAAQEVYIQQL from the coding sequence ATGCTTGCTGAACAAACAATTTTAAGAATACCAGGTCCCACTCCTATTCCTCCCTCTGTGAATCGAGCCATGAACCAACCCATGATTGGGCACAGGGATCAGGAAACCAAAAACTTATTAGAAAGCATCAAGCCTAGATTAAAGCCAGTATTTGGTACAGCTCAAGAAGTAATGATTCTCTCAGGAAGTGGAACTGCAGGTTTAGAAACAGCTGTAGTAAATACAGTTCAACCCGGAGAAGAGGTATTAGTCATTATTACTGGAGCATTTGGGGAGAGGTTCGCCAAAATCTGTCACGAGTACAATATTACTACACACATACACGATGTCTGTTGGGGTAATGCCGCAGATCCTCAAGCAATCGCGGAATTACTTAAGAAACATCCATCCATCAAGGCGGTGTTCGCAACTTATTGCGAAACATCTACCGGGGTATTAAATCCAATTAAAGATATAGCCCAAGCAGTACATACCAATTCGGATGCGTTGTTTATTGTAGATGGTGTATCTTGTATCGGTGCAGTGGAAACCAATATGGATGAATGGGGAATCGACGTTATCGTAACAGGCTCTCAAAAAGCAATGATGCTACCACCAGGGCTTACATTTATTGCTGCAAGTGATCGCGCATGGAAAATAATAGAGAAAAATAAGCAACCACGTTTTTATTTGGACCTAAAAAAGTATCGGAATAACCTGGAAAAAAATTCAACACCTTTTACACCAGCCGTATCTCTTTTATTCGGTTTAGAGCAAGTGCTGCAACTATTGGAGAATGAATCGTTAGAAAAGGTATATCAGAGACATCAAGTAATGAAGAATATGACAAGAGCAGCATTCAAAGCAATGAATATTCCACTTTTGACAAGCGACCCAGCTGCCTCCCCTACAGTTACAGCTATAAAACCAGAGGATTTCAATCCAGAGGAGCTTAGAAATATAATTAAGCAGGATTTCAGAATGACTGTAGCCGGTGGCCAACAACATTTAAAAGGAGAAATCTTCCGCATTGGTCATATGGGTTACTGCTCACCTGCAGACGTGCTTCAATCCATTAGTTTAATAGAGATCGGCATTAAAAAGATAGGAAAAGATATTACATTAGGTCGAGGAATTCAGGCCGCACAAGAAGTATACATTCAACAACTATAA
- a CDS encoding general stress protein, translated as MGKEVFGPFQANDEVIRLVSNLELKGYRSENITVFANTEDFEELDKRTDVSVESSITDEEEPTFMDKVKRVFSNDAGTHPHLHDRLLNSAVTDKQAKEYVDAIENGGVLVIADNDLKMGHDATNEPMVNNINMSESAIKRDY; from the coding sequence ATGGGCAAGGAAGTTTTTGGTCCTTTCCAAGCAAATGATGAAGTAATACGACTTGTAAGCAACTTGGAATTAAAAGGTTATAGATCTGAAAACATTACAGTATTTGCCAACACAGAGGATTTCGAAGAGCTAGACAAAAGAACAGATGTATCTGTTGAAAGTAGTATTACCGATGAGGAAGAACCTACTTTCATGGACAAAGTAAAACGAGTCTTCTCCAATGACGCAGGTACACATCCCCACTTACACGATCGCCTGTTAAATTCTGCTGTAACAGACAAGCAAGCCAAAGAATATGTGGATGCAATTGAAAATGGAGGCGTACTTGTGATTGCAGATAATGATTTAAAAATGGGCCATGATGCCACGAATGAACCAATGGTAAATAATATAAATATGAGTGAATCTGCGATTAAGAGAGACTATTAA
- the sppA gene encoding signal peptide peptidase SppA, with product MNNKRWFALVIAIGLFVVSIVVQLSTSVATTNFDQMFNFEDNQLSETVIEEGAVDKKIAVLHLEGVIQDASGGSLINANVYNHKRFLDTLEQAGEDSSVKGIIIRVNSPGGGVVESAEIHDKIVDIQNTYQKPVYVSMGNTAASGGYYISAPADKIVAHPATLTGSIGVIMESFNFAEFAEEHGINFNTIKSGKYKDIMSSSRKMTDDERDILQTMIDDLYGDFVDVIVEGREMKEQRVREIGDGRVYTGSQAKEINLVDDLGTLDDTIALMKKDNQLGKASVIEYEKGLPFNQFLSGTMQSMLGTEKDLFGIQEFLRQSNGPRAMYLYSE from the coding sequence ATGAATAACAAAAGGTGGTTTGCACTTGTTATTGCAATAGGGTTGTTTGTTGTCTCTATTGTAGTCCAATTATCTACAAGTGTTGCGACAACCAATTTTGACCAGATGTTTAATTTTGAAGATAATCAACTATCGGAAACTGTAATAGAAGAAGGTGCAGTAGATAAAAAAATAGCTGTCTTGCATTTAGAAGGTGTGATTCAGGATGCTTCCGGAGGCTCTCTAATAAATGCGAATGTTTATAACCATAAGCGGTTTTTGGATACACTTGAACAAGCAGGAGAGGATTCGTCGGTAAAGGGTATTATTATCCGGGTTAATTCCCCTGGAGGTGGCGTTGTAGAAAGTGCGGAAATTCATGATAAAATTGTAGATATTCAAAATACATATCAAAAGCCTGTGTATGTATCGATGGGAAATACAGCTGCTTCAGGAGGCTATTATATCTCAGCTCCTGCTGATAAAATTGTCGCACATCCTGCTACATTAACCGGTTCTATCGGTGTTATTATGGAAAGTTTTAACTTTGCTGAATTTGCGGAAGAACATGGGATTAATTTCAATACAATTAAAAGTGGGAAATACAAGGACATCATGTCTTCCAGTAGAAAAATGACAGACGATGAGCGTGACATTCTTCAAACTATGATTGATGACTTATATGGTGACTTTGTTGACGTTATAGTGGAAGGCAGAGAGATGAAAGAACAGAGGGTAAGGGAAATTGGAGACGGTCGTGTTTATACAGGATCCCAAGCGAAAGAGATTAATCTCGTGGATGATTTGGGGACATTGGACGACACGATTGCTTTGATGAAAAAAGACAATCAACTTGGTAAAGCGTCTGTTATTGAATATGAAAAAGGTTTACCTTTTAACCAATTTTTAAGTGGGACAATGCAAAGTATGCTTGGTACAGAAAAAGATCTTTTCGGAATTCAAGAATTCCTAAGACAATCCAATGGACCAAGAGCAATGTATTTATATTCAGAATAA
- a CDS encoding RDD family protein yields the protein MESYKPAGFWIRFLANLVDGVIISILALIIAVIIGDETFFQGETTEDSISEGISTLLYSVVFIILFTASKFRGSLGKMVCQIQVLNQDMTQISILKSIGRYFSYILSAIPFMLGFIVAGFTENKKALHDFICGTRVVYRNK from the coding sequence ATGGAAAGTTATAAACCAGCAGGATTTTGGATTCGTTTTTTGGCAAATTTAGTTGATGGAGTTATTATTTCCATACTAGCATTAATTATCGCAGTCATTATAGGTGATGAGACGTTCTTTCAGGGAGAAACCACAGAAGATTCCATATCGGAAGGAATATCAACTTTATTGTATTCCGTAGTATTCATTATACTATTTACGGCAAGCAAATTTCGTGGATCTCTTGGAAAGATGGTTTGTCAAATACAAGTTTTAAATCAAGATATGACACAGATTAGTATATTAAAATCCATTGGAAGATATTTTTCTTATATTCTGTCGGCTATCCCGTTTATGCTTGGCTTTATTGTTGCAGGTTTTACGGAAAATAAAAAAGCGCTCCATGATTTCATTTGTGGAACGAGGGTAGTGTACAGGAATAAATAA